The following proteins are co-located in the Xyrauchen texanus isolate HMW12.3.18 chromosome 41, RBS_HiC_50CHRs, whole genome shotgun sequence genome:
- the LOC127634472 gene encoding caveolae-associated protein 1-like — protein MEVIEEARLHLEVPEPNKSLTEISDDEINLPASEDEDEAIENEAKEGGEGDKAGDGDKGEINGVIVLALLDKIIGAVDQIQQTQAGLEVRQRDMERSVTGIQGELTKLSKSHTTTSNTVNKMLEKVRKVSVNVKTVRGNLEKQAGQIKRLESNENELLKRRNFKVMIYQDDVKVPSKVNIAKSMKISEPVEGEGELELKVAAEEGGEDKEKGHLDLSSDEEEVEIEETIEETRAERIKRSSLQRVQNIKTAFSKEKMEKTKQKTKDNLEKTKQKTKDNLEKTRMKTKENLEKTKQKTRENLEKTKQKTRENLEKTRHNIEKKMGKLSTRMSVNPERKEKLKSSQKKVMKSFTPDHTIYACSKTAVYKVPPFTFHVKKIREGEVEIQGTEMVEVGGDTEEVDNGMKGGEDEEMEMEGGEMVEEDEETEDSPEMQALLEMGDDSELVLLEKDHDRDSD, from the exons ATGGAAGTGATTGAAGAGGCCCGTTTGCACCTGGAGGTCCCAGAGCCAAACAAATCCCTCACAGAGATCTCTGATGATGAAATCAACCTCCCTGCCTCTGAAGACGAAGATGAGGCCATTGAGAACGAAGCCAAAGAGGGTGGTGAGGGAGACAAGGCTGGAGATGGAGACAAAGGTGAAATAAATGGAGTCATTGTCCTGGCCCTACTAGATAAGATCATTGGAGCCGTAGACCAGATCCAGCAAACACAAGCCGGGCTTGAAGTCCGTCAACGGGATATGGAGAGATCCGTGACAGGCATCCAAGGGGAACTCACCAAACTGTCCAAGAGCCACACCACCACATCCAACACGGTCAATAAGATGCTGGAAAAGGTGCGTAAGGTGAGCGTGAATGTGAAGACTGTGCGGGGGAACCTGGAGAAACAAGCCGGGCAGATCAAACGACTGGAGAGCAATGAGAACGAGCTGCTGAAGAGGAGAAACTTCAAAGTCATGATCTACCAG GATGATGTAAAAGTACCTTCAAAAGTGAATATAGCCAAGTCTATGAAGATTTCAGAACCAGTAGAGGGAGAAGGGGAATTAGAACTTAAAGTAGCTGCAGAAGAAGGAGGAGAGGACAAAGAAAAAGGACATCTGGACCTGTCTTCTGATGAAGAGGAGGTCGAAATTGAGGAGACCATTGAGGAAACGCGGGCAGAGCGTAtcaaacgcagcagtctgcaacgTGTCCAAAACATAAAAACTGCTTTCTCCAAGGAAAAGATGGAGAAAACCAAGCAAAAGACAAAGGATAACTTAGAGAAGACCAAACAGAAGACCAAAGACAACTTGGAAAAAACTCGCATGAAGACCAAAGAGAACTTGGAGAAAACCAAACAGAAGACCCGAGAGAACCTGGAGAAAACCAAACAAAAGACCCGAGAGAACCTGGAGAAAACCCGTCACAACATAGAAAAAAAGATGGGCAAACTCAGCACTCGCATGTCTGTGAACCCTGAGCGGAAGGAGAAGCTCAAGTCCTCGCAGAAGAAGGTGATGAAGTCCTTCACACCTGACCACACCATTTATGCCTGCTCCAAAACGGCTGTCTACAAGGTGCCGCCATTCACCTTCCACGTGAAGAAGATCCGTGAGGGGGAAGTGGAGATCCAGGGAACCGAGATGGTGGAGGTAGGTGGGGACACAGAGGAGGTGGACAATGGAATGAAAGGAGGAGAAGATGAGGAGATGGAGATGGAAGGTGGCGAGATGGTGGAGGAGGACGAGGAGACAGAGGACAGCCCTGAGATGCAGGCACTGCTGGAGATGGGAGATGACTCGGAGCTGGTGTTGTTGGAAAAAGACCACGATAGAGACAGCGATTAG